Proteins encoded by one window of Methylovirgula ligni:
- a CDS encoding host attachment protein: MKNVRIPWGAWVVVCDGQKALFLHNDGDAELLNLRPLEVLAETHPSTTELGTGKPGRTFQSHGPGRSAVEAPDYHTEAEVDFLRKVAGIIDTAASEGKTKHLVLIAPPKALGIVREALTPAARAIMTAEIHKDLVHLPIGTIETHLAAAE, encoded by the coding sequence TTGAAAAACGTCAGAATCCCCTGGGGAGCCTGGGTCGTGGTCTGCGACGGGCAGAAAGCCCTTTTCCTGCACAATGACGGCGACGCTGAATTGCTCAATCTCAGGCCGCTCGAGGTTCTTGCCGAAACGCATCCTTCGACGACCGAACTCGGGACGGGCAAGCCGGGCCGGACATTTCAATCGCACGGGCCTGGCCGGAGTGCCGTCGAGGCGCCCGATTATCACACCGAGGCGGAAGTGGATTTTTTGCGCAAGGTCGCGGGGATCATCGACACCGCCGCGAGCGAGGGAAAGACCAAACATCTCGTTTTGATCGCGCCGCCGAAGGCTCTCGGGATCGTCCGCGAGGCGCTTACGCCGGCTGCGCGCGCGATCATGACGGCCGAGATTCACAAAGATCTCGTACATCTGCCGATCGGCACGATCGAAACGCATCTGGCGGCGGCCGAGTAA
- a CDS encoding ABC-type transport auxiliary lipoprotein family protein, whose product METSARYILVGLFTLIAIVVGFCFVYWLNNNGAVGERESYQIHFLGPVSGLQNGAAVQLNGIHVGEVTSLRLDKDNQVVATIAILKGMTLRADTGVSVDFQGLMGTPLISLKGGSPGSPVLVPNPQKPPVLEADVSAGQDLTQTARGTLNRIDKILEDNAAPIKDTIGSLKTFSAALARNSNRVDTILAGLEKMTGGSPAEQPKPIYDLAVDAAAIPHINVKDQFSVPEPTAVLALDTQRMLTRSDSGQIAQFGNAQWSDNIPKLLQAKLVQALAQAGVEAQATTPDQAATATGPQLVIDLQNFALTTGPQPTAEIAFSAKIVSATGKIVATRDFHAAAPAAGTDVAASVAAFNKAFSDVVRSLTTWVGAAN is encoded by the coding sequence ATGGAAACAAGCGCACGCTATATTCTCGTCGGGCTCTTTACCCTCATCGCGATCGTGGTGGGCTTCTGCTTCGTTTATTGGCTCAACAATAATGGCGCGGTCGGTGAGCGCGAATCCTATCAGATCCACTTTCTGGGGCCGGTATCCGGCTTGCAGAACGGAGCCGCGGTACAGCTCAACGGCATTCACGTCGGCGAAGTGACCAGTCTGCGCCTCGACAAAGATAATCAGGTCGTTGCGACGATTGCCATCCTCAAAGGCATGACGTTGCGCGCCGACACGGGCGTGAGCGTCGATTTCCAGGGCTTGATGGGCACGCCGCTGATCTCGCTGAAGGGCGGCAGCCCCGGTTCGCCGGTGCTCGTCCCCAATCCGCAAAAGCCGCCTGTCTTGGAGGCCGATGTCAGCGCCGGGCAGGATTTGACTCAGACGGCGCGCGGCACGTTGAACCGCATCGACAAGATCCTCGAGGACAATGCGGCCCCGATCAAGGATACGATCGGCAGCCTCAAGACCTTCTCGGCGGCACTGGCGCGCAATTCGAATCGGGTCGATACGATTCTGGCCGGCCTCGAAAAGATGACCGGCGGCAGCCCCGCGGAACAGCCAAAGCCGATCTACGATCTCGCCGTCGATGCTGCCGCGATTCCGCATATTAACGTCAAGGATCAATTCTCGGTGCCGGAGCCGACCGCCGTGCTCGCGCTCGATACGCAGCGGATGTTGACCCGCTCGGACAGCGGCCAGATCGCCCAGTTCGGCAATGCGCAATGGAGCGACAACATTCCGAAATTGCTGCAAGCGAAGCTGGTGCAGGCACTCGCACAGGCCGGTGTCGAGGCGCAGGCGACGACGCCGGATCAGGCCGCCACCGCTACGGGGCCTCAACTTGTCATCGACCTGCAAAACTTTGCGCTCACGACGGGTCCCCAGCCGACCGCGGAGATCGCCTTCTCGGCGAAGATCGTATCGGCAACAGGCAAGATCGTCGCGACCCGGGACTTTCATGCGGCAGCCCCAGCGGCCGGCACGGATGTCGCGGCGAGCGTTGCGGCTTTCAACAAGGCCTTCTCGGATGTGGTCCGCAGCCTCACGACCTGGGTGGGGGCGGCAAACTGA
- a CDS encoding ABC transporter permease encodes MLAYGISEVFAPVSSLKAISLDPLRLPEYAVRTVLRMLAAMGASLLFTLVYGTLAAKSRRAEVVLVPLLDILQSVPVLGYLSFTVVFFVGLAPHWVLGLELASIFAIFTSQAWNMAFSFFQALRTLPVDLDEASRAFGFSAWQRFWRLEFPFAVPGLVWNMMMSMSGGWFFVVASEAITADQRQIALPGIGSYVALAIAQRNLLAIGFAIAAMTIVILIYDQLLFRPLVVWADRFRVEQTASQSTPHSWFLELLRHSHLARAAAVPASFCLRRLFRARILNIIPTSRPLAVRSRASKAVDDLWYIFVAVASLGIAAIIVRFIAQGAGWSDVFTVVRLGTYTLLRVVVLIVLASLIWVPVGVVIGLRPKLAERVQPLAQFLAAFPANLLFPLFVIPIVRFNLNTDIWLTPLMILGTQWYILFNVIAGTTALPTDLLEAADNFRFHGWQWWRIVILPGIFPYYITGAITASGGAWNASIVAEVVSWGHDRLFAHGLGAYISQMTAQGDYPRIVLGIATMSAFVVLFNRLLWRPLYAYGERRFRLD; translated from the coding sequence ATGCTGGCCTACGGAATCAGCGAGGTTTTCGCGCCGGTCTCGAGCCTTAAGGCGATCTCGCTCGATCCCTTGCGCCTGCCGGAATATGCCGTGCGCACCGTGTTGCGCATGCTCGCGGCCATGGGCGCCTCGCTTCTGTTCACGCTGGTCTACGGAACGCTGGCTGCCAAAAGCCGGCGCGCGGAAGTCGTGCTTGTCCCGCTGCTCGACATTCTCCAGTCGGTGCCCGTGCTCGGCTATCTTTCCTTCACCGTGGTGTTCTTCGTCGGGCTCGCGCCGCATTGGGTGCTGGGGCTCGAACTGGCGTCGATTTTCGCGATCTTCACCAGCCAGGCGTGGAACATGGCGTTCAGCTTCTTCCAGGCGCTGCGCACCCTTCCGGTCGATCTCGACGAGGCGAGCCGCGCCTTCGGCTTCTCCGCCTGGCAACGATTCTGGCGGCTTGAATTTCCTTTCGCGGTGCCCGGCCTCGTCTGGAACATGATGATGAGCATGTCGGGAGGCTGGTTTTTCGTCGTCGCTTCGGAGGCGATCACCGCGGACCAGCGCCAGATCGCGCTGCCGGGCATAGGTTCCTATGTGGCGCTGGCAATCGCGCAGCGGAATCTGCTTGCCATCGGCTTTGCGATCGCGGCGATGACGATCGTCATCCTGATCTACGATCAATTGCTCTTCCGGCCGCTCGTCGTCTGGGCCGATCGATTTCGCGTCGAACAGACCGCATCGCAAAGCACGCCGCATTCCTGGTTTCTGGAATTGCTGCGGCACTCGCATCTGGCACGGGCCGCGGCCGTGCCGGCATCGTTCTGCCTGCGGCGGCTGTTCCGCGCGCGGATCCTCAACATCATTCCGACGTCGCGCCCCCTGGCTGTCCGTTCGCGCGCGTCAAAGGCGGTCGATGACCTTTGGTATATTTTCGTCGCCGTCGCGTCCCTCGGGATTGCCGCGATCATCGTCCGCTTCATCGCGCAGGGAGCAGGGTGGAGCGATGTCTTCACGGTGGTGCGGCTCGGCACATATACGCTGCTGCGCGTCGTGGTCCTGATCGTTCTGGCATCGCTGATCTGGGTGCCCGTCGGCGTGGTGATCGGCTTGCGGCCGAAGCTTGCCGAGCGGGTTCAGCCGCTGGCGCAATTTCTCGCGGCCTTCCCGGCCAATCTGCTCTTTCCGCTGTTCGTCATTCCGATCGTCAGGTTCAACCTCAATACCGACATCTGGCTGACGCCGCTGATGATCCTCGGAACGCAATGGTACATTCTGTTCAATGTCATCGCCGGCACGACAGCCCTGCCGACTGACCTTTTGGAGGCGGCCGACAACTTTCGCTTCCACGGCTGGCAATGGTGGCGGATCGTCATTCTGCCGGGAATTTTTCCCTACTACATCACCGGCGCGATCACGGCCTCGGGCGGCGCGTGGAACGCCAGCATTGTCGCCGAAGTCGTTTCCTGGGGACACGACCGGCTCTTCGCGCACGGCCTTGGCGCCTATATCAGTCAGATGACCGCGCAGGGCGATTATCCGCGCATCGTCCTCGGCATCGCGACCATGTCCGCCTTTGTCGTTCTGTTCAATCGCCTGTTGTGGCGACCCCTTTATGCCTACGGCGAGCGCCGGTTCAGGCTGGATTGA
- a CDS encoding ABC transporter permease — MGLSLSNIFWLGTKELRSFFSDAVLLGLVIYAFSLAVYVQAHSNAQEVHNASIGVVDQDNSYLSRQMISSFLPPYFKKPVAVSYSDVDHLLDVAAYTFIIIIPPHFETDVLGGRAPEIQLNIDATAMVQAGLGSGYIEQILSAEIQKYVNRNEGTYLSRSQNVTTTPVTLSVRVMYNPNINTAWFTSVMGIVNNVTMLAIILAGAAVVREREHGTMDHLLVMPVTPFEIAMSKIWANGLVITLAVALSLEIIVKWILHIPVIGSVPLFIAGAATYLFFSTSVGIFLATIARTMPQLGLLYILVAFPMNILSGSNTPLESMPYLMRTIMQFSPSTHFVSFAQSILFRGAGFSVVWRDYLYVAFTGGLFLFLALLRFRTSAAQSS, encoded by the coding sequence ATGGGTCTGTCGCTCAGCAATATCTTCTGGCTTGGGACGAAGGAGCTGCGCAGCTTTTTTAGCGACGCGGTGTTGCTCGGTCTCGTCATTTACGCATTTTCGCTGGCCGTCTATGTGCAGGCGCACAGCAATGCGCAAGAGGTTCATAACGCCTCGATTGGTGTCGTCGATCAGGACAATTCATATTTGTCGCGGCAGATGATCTCGTCTTTCCTGCCGCCGTATTTCAAGAAGCCGGTGGCGGTTTCCTATAGCGATGTCGATCATCTTCTCGACGTTGCGGCCTATACGTTCATCATCATCATTCCACCGCATTTCGAAACCGACGTCCTCGGCGGCAGAGCGCCCGAAATTCAGCTCAATATCGATGCGACAGCTATGGTTCAGGCCGGGCTCGGGTCGGGCTATATCGAGCAGATTCTGTCCGCCGAGATCCAGAAATACGTCAATCGCAACGAGGGGACGTATCTCTCGCGATCCCAGAATGTCACGACGACGCCGGTCACGCTTTCCGTCCGCGTGATGTATAATCCGAACATCAACACCGCGTGGTTTACGAGCGTCATGGGTATCGTCAATAATGTCACGATGCTTGCGATCATTCTCGCGGGCGCTGCCGTTGTGCGCGAGCGCGAACATGGGACAATGGATCATCTGCTCGTCATGCCGGTGACACCGTTCGAGATCGCGATGTCGAAAATCTGGGCGAACGGGCTTGTGATCACGCTTGCAGTCGCCCTGTCGCTCGAAATCATCGTCAAGTGGATTCTGCATATTCCGGTGATCGGCTCGGTCCCGCTTTTCATTGCAGGCGCCGCAACTTATCTTTTCTTTTCGACCTCCGTCGGCATTTTCCTCGCGACCATCGCGCGGACCATGCCACAGCTCGGGCTCCTCTATATTCTCGTCGCCTTTCCGATGAACATCCTTTCGGGCAGCAACACGCCGCTCGAATCCATGCCCTATCTGATGCGCACGATCATGCAATTCTCGCCCTCGACGCATTTCGTTTCGTTTGCCCAGTCCATCCTGTTCCGGGGCGCGGGCTTCTCCGTCGTCTGGCGGGATTATCTCTATGTCGCCTTCACCGGCGGACTCTTCTTGTTTCTTGCCTTGCTGCGCTTCAGGACCTCCGCCGCTCAATCCTCATGA
- a CDS encoding ABC transporter ATP-binding protein, with protein MTAATTTPAIRVHDLTVGFGDQIVLDHLSLDVRRGEVLGVVGASGGGKTVLMRTIIGLLPKRGGSITILDVDRDHVQPEAIRLIERRWGILFQQGALFSSLTVRQNVEFPMREYLDISDGLRQEVALAKLKMVGLSASDAEKFPAELSGGMTKRVALARALALDPEIVFLDEPTSGLDPISAGEFDALIKTLQQTLGLTVFMVTHDLDSLNTVCDRIAALADGKVVAEGPMSVMLACEHPWVKSYFQGKRARDAEASASRGH; from the coding sequence ATGACCGCGGCGACGACGACACCGGCCATTCGCGTGCATGATCTCACCGTCGGTTTCGGCGACCAGATCGTGCTCGACCATCTGTCGCTCGATGTCCGGCGTGGCGAGGTTCTCGGTGTCGTCGGCGCGTCGGGCGGCGGCAAGACGGTTCTCATGCGGACGATCATCGGCCTTTTGCCCAAGCGCGGCGGCAGCATCACGATTCTGGATGTCGATCGCGATCACGTCCAGCCGGAGGCGATTCGCCTGATCGAACGGCGATGGGGCATTTTGTTTCAGCAGGGAGCGTTGTTCTCATCGCTCACGGTGCGCCAGAATGTCGAATTCCCGATGCGGGAATATCTCGATATTTCCGACGGGCTGCGCCAGGAAGTCGCTCTCGCCAAGCTCAAAATGGTCGGCCTCTCCGCGAGCGATGCGGAAAAGTTTCCGGCTGAGCTTTCCGGCGGCATGACCAAGCGCGTGGCCTTGGCGCGCGCTTTGGCGCTCGATCCGGAGATTGTCTTTCTCGATGAGCCGACCTCAGGGCTCGATCCGATTTCCGCCGGCGAATTCGATGCCTTGATCAAGACGTTGCAACAGACGCTCGGTCTCACCGTGTTCATGGTCACGCATGATCTCGACAGTCTCAACACGGTCTGCGACCGCATCGCGGCGCTTGCCGACGGCAAGGTCGTCGCCGAAGGGCCCATGTCCGTCATGTTGGCCTGCGAGCACCCCTGGGTGAAATCCTATTTCCAAGGCAAACGCGCACGCGACGCGGAAGCCTCCGCATCACGAGGACATTGA
- a CDS encoding AAA-associated domain-containing protein has translation MSKTGETSAATGDVELDIRHVRQTYARTSGAPLLVLDDINLTLREGEIVGLLGRSGCGKSTLLRLVSGLAAPASGEVLYRGKAVDGPVDGIAMVFQTFALFPWLTVLQNVQAGLDAKGVPEEEARKRALAAIELIGLDGFEGAYPRELSGGMRQRVGFARALVVDPTVLLMDEPFSALDVLTGETLRGDFMDLWVAGHLSIKSLLLVTHNIEEAVFMSDRILILAPNPGRIAAEFTVALPRPRQRLSNEFRDMVDDIYARMTAGPVPGADGKARAPLASIGTQLPIISAARIAGMPEILLSPPFGGQADLPALTARLHLPTADLFHLVEITQMLGFAELRDGDLHLTAAGRAFAEADMGDRKRIFAEHLLRTVPLAAHIRHVLDERPNHIAPRSRFLAELEDHLGREDAERTLNIVIDWGRYADCFAYDGPHRTFSLTPHEPEAT, from the coding sequence ATGAGCAAGACAGGTGAAACAAGCGCCGCGACCGGCGATGTCGAACTCGACATCCGCCACGTCCGGCAGACCTATGCGCGCACGTCCGGGGCGCCGCTTCTCGTCCTCGACGATATCAACCTGACACTTCGGGAAGGCGAAATCGTCGGCCTGCTTGGCCGTTCCGGATGCGGAAAATCGACGCTGCTGCGCCTCGTCTCCGGCCTCGCGGCGCCGGCCTCCGGCGAGGTGCTTTATCGGGGCAAGGCTGTCGATGGCCCGGTCGATGGAATCGCAATGGTCTTCCAAACCTTCGCCCTGTTTCCCTGGCTGACAGTGCTGCAAAACGTGCAGGCCGGGCTCGACGCGAAGGGCGTTCCGGAAGAGGAGGCGCGCAAGCGGGCTCTTGCGGCCATCGAGCTTATCGGCCTCGATGGATTCGAGGGCGCCTATCCGCGCGAACTTTCCGGCGGCATGCGTCAGCGCGTCGGTTTCGCACGCGCGCTCGTCGTCGATCCGACGGTTCTGTTGATGGACGAGCCGTTTTCCGCGCTCGACGTGCTCACCGGCGAGACCTTGCGCGGCGACTTCATGGACCTCTGGGTCGCCGGACACCTGTCGATCAAATCGCTCCTTCTGGTGACGCACAATATCGAGGAGGCGGTCTTCATGAGCGACCGCATCCTCATTCTCGCGCCAAATCCGGGCCGGATCGCCGCTGAGTTCACAGTCGCCCTGCCGCGGCCGCGTCAGCGGCTGAGCAACGAGTTCCGCGACATGGTCGATGATATCTATGCCCGCATGACGGCGGGTCCAGTGCCGGGCGCCGATGGCAAGGCGCGCGCGCCGCTCGCGAGCATCGGGACGCAACTGCCGATCATATCGGCGGCGCGGATCGCCGGAATGCCGGAGATCCTGCTTTCCCCGCCCTTCGGCGGTCAGGCCGATCTGCCCGCGCTCACGGCGCGCCTGCATCTTCCCACCGCCGATCTTTTCCATCTGGTGGAAATAACGCAGATGCTTGGCTTCGCCGAACTGCGTGATGGTGATTTGCACCTGACGGCAGCGGGGCGCGCGTTCGCCGAAGCCGATATGGGCGACCGCAAACGCATTTTCGCGGAGCATTTGCTGCGCACGGTTCCGCTGGCCGCGCATATCCGGCATGTCCTCGACGAACGGCCGAACCATATCGCGCCGCGCAGCCGCTTCCTCGCCGAGCTGGAAGATCACCTGGGCCGCGAGGATGCCGAACGCACCCTCAACATCGTTATAGACTGGGGCCGTTACGCCGACTGTTTCGCCTATGACGGGCCGCACCGCACGTTCAGCCTGACGCCTCACGAGCCGGAGGCGACCTGA
- a CDS encoding ABC transporter permease: MPLSTTILDDRVDAAADGAWTSDEAAALEPQIETLLASRNTRALSLDLHGLSEIDTFGACLLERLTLKWREAAPVEVSGLPPRFRGLMAEVERVETIPDVPVRRRREFPVLEPIGRAIFAAFAYIATFLNMLGAVVAALLRVIANPRRMRFTSLVAQLDRVGLRAIPIILLITVLIGGIIQQQSIFQLRKFGAESYAVNLTGILVLREIGVLLVAIMVAGRSGSAYTAELGSMKMREEIDALRTMGLDPAEVLILPRLLALVIALPILGLIGGIAALFGAGLVGWIYAGISPAIFMARLHDAISVTHFEVGMYKAPFMALVIGIVSSIEGFAVKGSAESLGAQTTTSVVKSIFLVILLDGFFAMFFAWMGM, translated from the coding sequence ATGCCGCTTTCAACAACCATATTGGACGATCGTGTGGACGCCGCCGCAGATGGCGCCTGGACGTCGGACGAAGCCGCGGCGCTCGAGCCGCAGATCGAGACATTGCTGGCCTCGCGCAACACCCGTGCGCTGTCGCTCGATCTTCACGGGCTGAGTGAGATCGATACGTTTGGCGCTTGCCTCCTGGAGAGGCTGACGCTCAAATGGCGTGAAGCCGCTCCTGTCGAAGTCAGCGGCCTGCCGCCACGTTTTCGCGGGCTGATGGCAGAAGTCGAGCGCGTCGAGACAATTCCGGATGTTCCGGTCCGGCGGCGTCGGGAATTCCCGGTTCTTGAGCCGATCGGGCGGGCCATTTTTGCGGCCTTCGCCTATATCGCGACATTCCTGAATATGCTCGGGGCGGTTGTCGCCGCGCTCTTGCGGGTCATCGCGAATCCGCGGCGGATGCGCTTTACGTCGCTCGTCGCGCAACTGGATCGCGTCGGCCTGCGTGCCATTCCCATCATTCTGCTCATTACCGTTCTGATCGGCGGGATCATTCAGCAGCAAAGCATATTCCAGCTCCGCAAATTCGGCGCAGAGAGCTATGCGGTGAACCTCACCGGCATATTGGTGCTGCGCGAGATTGGCGTCCTGCTCGTCGCGATCATGGTCGCGGGCCGCTCCGGCAGCGCCTATACGGCGGAGCTCGGCTCGATGAAAATGCGCGAGGAAATCGACGCGCTGCGGACAATGGGCCTCGATCCGGCCGAGGTGCTCATTCTGCCGCGCCTGCTGGCGCTGGTCATCGCTCTGCCGATCCTGGGCCTCATCGGCGGGATCGCAGCGCTTTTCGGGGCGGGACTCGTCGGCTGGATTTACGCCGGCATAAGCCCGGCGATTTTCATGGCGCGGTTGCATGATGCAATTTCGGTCACGCATTTCGAGGTCGGTATGTACAAGGCGCCGTTCATGGCGCTGGTCATTGGAATCGTCTCGTCGATCGAGGGATTTGCCGTCAAAGGCAGCGCCGAATCGCTCGGCGCGCAGACAACGACCTCCGTCGTGAAATCGATTTTCCTCGTCATCCTGCTTGACGGATTCTTTGCGATGTTCTTCGCCTGGATGGGTATGTAA